The Burkholderiales bacterium genome includes a window with the following:
- a CDS encoding Tm-1-like ATP-binding domain-containing protein: MATVLVVGTMDTKGRESAYLADRLRAHGCDALVMDVGILGEADAIACDIPRQEVAREGGTTLEALRIAGTRGKAVDGMRTGARAVARRLCGENRIHGALALGGAEGAVLAAAVMQELPLGMPKTIVSPIASGQRTFGPFVGTSDIAVMHSVVDILGLNRIARSVFDTAAAGTAGAATAYELGLAQRDREPRRRQIGATMLGNTTSPLMRMRQSLEERCGDLVIFHANGVGGAALEQHVDRGDLDGVLDYTLSEIIGHIAGGFHDAGPGRLEAAGRRGIPQLVVPACVDFLVCGPRDTLPARWHGRPTYYHNPEFTLVRATEDEQLEAARQIASKLGAARGRVAILVPTRGLSIPNCERGPDGRPGPFWAPAIDERFRRTLIERLDPRVELREVDAHVNDDVFVHAVHETACDLFSKAT, translated from the coding sequence ATGGCGACAGTGCTCGTGGTCGGCACGATGGACACGAAAGGGCGCGAGTCGGCCTATCTCGCGGACCGCCTGCGCGCGCACGGGTGCGACGCACTGGTGATGGACGTCGGCATCCTCGGCGAAGCGGATGCCATCGCGTGCGACATCCCGCGACAGGAAGTCGCGCGCGAGGGAGGCACGACGCTCGAGGCGTTGCGGATCGCCGGCACCCGCGGAAAGGCCGTCGACGGGATGAGGACGGGCGCCCGCGCCGTCGCCCGGCGGCTCTGCGGCGAGAACCGGATTCACGGGGCCCTCGCGCTGGGCGGCGCCGAAGGCGCCGTCCTCGCGGCGGCAGTGATGCAGGAACTCCCGCTCGGCATGCCCAAGACCATCGTTTCGCCGATCGCGTCCGGTCAACGCACGTTCGGGCCGTTCGTCGGGACCTCCGACATCGCGGTCATGCACTCGGTGGTCGATATCCTCGGCCTCAACCGCATCGCGCGCAGCGTATTCGACACCGCCGCTGCCGGCACGGCCGGGGCCGCGACAGCCTACGAGCTCGGACTCGCGCAGCGCGACCGCGAACCGCGGCGCCGGCAGATCGGCGCCACGATGCTGGGCAACACGACGTCGCCGCTGATGCGGATGCGCCAGTCGCTCGAGGAGCGTTGCGGTGACCTCGTCATCTTCCACGCGAACGGCGTCGGCGGAGCCGCACTCGAGCAGCACGTGGACCGGGGCGACCTGGACGGCGTCCTCGACTACACGCTGAGCGAAATCATCGGTCACATCGCGGGGGGCTTCCACGACGCCGGTCCCGGCCGGCTCGAGGCGGCCGGCCGTCGGGGCATTCCGCAGCTTGTCGTGCCGGCCTGCGTCGACTTCCTCGTGTGCGGGCCGCGCGACACGCTGCCGGCTCGGTGGCACGGCCGGCCGACCTACTACCACAACCCCGAGTTCACGCTGGTCCGCGCGACCGAGGACGAGCAGCTCGAGGCGGCGCGCCAGATCGCCTCGAAGCTCGGCGCGGCGCGCGGGCGGGTCGCGATCCTGGTGCCCACGCGCGGGCTGTCGATTCCGAACTGCGAACGGGGCCCCGATGGCCGCCCGGGCCCCTTCTGGGCGCCGGCCATCGACGAACGGTTCCGCCGCACGCTCATCGAGCGACTCGATCCTCGTGTCGAACTGCGCGAGGTCGATGCACACGTGAACGACGATGTCTTCGTGCACGCCGTCCATGAGACGGCGTGCGACCTGTTTTCGAAAGCAACCTGA
- a CDS encoding TRAP transporter large permease subunit, with amino-acid sequence MIGLGEALSIALLMAMLAAMTLGFGVAFTLAAVAAIFAGIGSLLDVFDLRLLATMPARYFSIMQNEVLVAVPLFIFMGTVLERSGIAEDLLETAGRLFGRVRGGVAISVVAVGAVFAASTGIVGAAVVTMGLISLPLMLRIGYDPRLATGTICASATLAQIIPPSTVLIFMGDMLQVANSQAQLARGNLAPDPVSVGDLFFGALLPGLMLAAFYTLWIVIVGIWKPERVPPMPEAASGDEGLLRRAALALVPALALVVVVLGSILGGIATPTESAAVGAVGAMALARLRSRLDVNTLAEVASTTAKLSSMAFVLLFGASFFILVFRGLGGDVFVERALTGLPGGMHAALAAVMVLVFVLGCFLDPFEIIFIVIPIAGPALITLGADPLWLGVLVALNLQTSFLTPPFGFSLFYLRSVAPPSVSTGEIYRGIVPFVALQVLAIGAVWLFPALSTALPRRLFGG; translated from the coding sequence ATGATCGGGCTCGGCGAGGCGCTGAGCATCGCCCTGCTCATGGCCATGCTCGCGGCGATGACCCTGGGCTTCGGCGTCGCGTTCACGCTGGCCGCCGTGGCGGCGATCTTCGCAGGCATCGGGTCCCTGCTGGACGTGTTCGACCTCCGTCTTCTCGCCACGATGCCGGCGCGCTACTTCAGCATCATGCAGAACGAAGTGCTGGTCGCCGTTCCGCTGTTCATCTTCATGGGAACGGTCCTCGAGCGCTCGGGCATCGCGGAGGACCTGCTCGAGACCGCCGGGCGCCTGTTCGGTCGCGTTCGCGGCGGCGTGGCGATCTCGGTGGTTGCCGTCGGCGCGGTCTTCGCCGCATCGACCGGCATCGTCGGCGCCGCCGTCGTGACGATGGGCCTCATCAGCCTGCCGCTGATGCTCCGGATCGGATACGACCCGCGCCTCGCCACCGGCACGATCTGCGCGTCGGCGACGCTCGCCCAGATCATTCCGCCGTCGACGGTGCTGATCTTCATGGGCGACATGCTCCAGGTCGCCAACAGCCAGGCGCAACTCGCCCGGGGCAACCTCGCGCCGGACCCGGTCTCCGTGGGCGATCTCTTCTTCGGCGCGCTGCTGCCCGGGCTCATGCTGGCGGCGTTCTACACGCTCTGGATCGTCATCGTCGGAATCTGGAAGCCCGAGCGGGTGCCGCCGATGCCGGAGGCCGCCTCCGGCGACGAAGGACTGCTCCGGCGCGCCGCGCTCGCGCTGGTTCCGGCGCTCGCGCTGGTCGTCGTGGTCCTCGGGTCCATCCTCGGCGGCATCGCCACGCCCACCGAGTCGGCGGCCGTCGGCGCGGTGGGCGCCATGGCCCTCGCCCGCCTGCGATCGCGACTCGACGTGAACACGCTGGCGGAAGTGGCGAGCACCACCGCCAAGCTGTCGTCGATGGCGTTCGTCCTGCTGTTCGGCGCGTCGTTCTTCATCCTGGTGTTCCGTGGGCTGGGTGGCGACGTCTTCGTGGAACGCGCGCTGACGGGACTCCCCGGCGGCATGCACGCGGCGCTCGCGGCCGTGATGGTGCTGGTGTTCGTGCTGGGCTGCTTCCTCGACCCGTTCGAGATCATCTTCATCGTGATCCCGATCGCGGGCCCCGCGCTGATCACGCTGGGGGCCGATCCGCTGTGGCTCGGGGTGCTCGTCGCGCTCAACCTGCAGACGAGCTTCCTCACTCCTCCGTTCGGCTTCTCGCTGTTCTATCTGCGCAGCGTGGCGCCTCCCTCGGTGTCGACCGGCGAGATCTACCGTGGCATCGTGCCGTTCGTCGCCCTGCAGGTTCTTGCGATCGGCGCCGTCTGGTTGTTCCCGGCGCTGTCGACCGCATTGCCCCGGCGTCTCTTCGGCGGGTGA
- a CDS encoding TRAP transporter small permease subunit, with protein MAAAPARDGVGPRGFAEALERFGESAGRALSWLTLACVLVCFAVVVLRYVFDTGFIWMQELYVWLNAIVFTGCAGYALKHDKHVRVDIFYARLSRRGKARVDLAGAVLMVAPWAVLNAWLAWPWLASSWATAERSAMPDGMPALYLLKAMIIVMSTLLLVQGLALAMRSWNALRAGDDR; from the coding sequence ATGGCCGCAGCGCCAGCCCGGGACGGCGTCGGCCCCCGCGGGTTCGCCGAAGCGCTCGAGCGCTTCGGCGAATCGGCGGGCCGGGCGCTGTCGTGGCTCACGCTCGCCTGCGTGCTGGTCTGTTTCGCCGTCGTCGTGCTGCGCTACGTGTTCGACACCGGATTCATCTGGATGCAGGAACTCTACGTCTGGCTGAACGCCATCGTCTTCACGGGCTGCGCCGGCTATGCGCTCAAGCACGACAAGCATGTTCGCGTCGACATCTTCTACGCGCGCCTGTCGAGACGCGGCAAGGCCCGCGTGGACCTGGCGGGCGCCGTGCTGATGGTCGCCCCGTGGGCGGTGCTCAACGCGTGGCTCGCCTGGCCGTGGCTCGCGAGCTCATGGGCGACCGCCGAGCGCTCGGCCATGCCCGACGGCATGCCCGCGCTCTATCTGCTCAAGGCCATGATCATCGTCATGTCCACGTTGCTGCTGGTCCAGGGCCTCGCGCTCGCCATGCGCTCGTGGAATGCGCTTCGCGCCGGGGATGACCGATGA
- a CDS encoding TRAP transporter substrate-binding protein encodes MNYGRREWLKSGTALGAMACAAPAIAQGKRELKMVLGWPRHSPGNGTAIERFVQNVSKSTDGRITFRIYGANELVPVLGMFDAVASGAVDCANSTGYYWTGKSKGYNFFSTVPFGMLPMEHFAWLNWGGGQKLWDELNAGYGLKSLPLSQTGAQMGGWYRKEVRGLADMKGLKVRYPGFGGEIMKALGATPVLMPLGEVFPALQSGALDAAELATPWFDMGYGLYKVAKYYYSPGFHEPGHTLELMFNKKVWESFSPADQTLITLAAHAELLHSESEVLANDPDALEQLTSKNGVQLRTFPDDILRAMQKAAIEIIPAAVADDPMSKKIQESYASFQKKVLHRGLLMPGAVWQMRRL; translated from the coding sequence CGTTGGGCGCGATGGCCTGCGCGGCTCCGGCGATCGCGCAGGGCAAGCGCGAACTCAAGATGGTGCTCGGGTGGCCACGCCACTCGCCCGGCAACGGAACCGCGATCGAACGCTTCGTCCAGAACGTGTCCAAATCGACCGACGGCCGCATCACGTTCCGCATCTACGGTGCGAACGAACTCGTGCCCGTCCTCGGCATGTTCGACGCCGTCGCGTCGGGCGCCGTCGACTGCGCCAACTCGACGGGTTACTACTGGACCGGAAAGTCGAAGGGCTACAACTTCTTCTCCACGGTGCCGTTCGGCATGCTGCCGATGGAGCATTTCGCGTGGCTCAACTGGGGCGGCGGACAGAAGCTCTGGGACGAATTGAACGCCGGGTACGGACTCAAGTCGCTGCCGTTGAGCCAGACCGGCGCCCAGATGGGCGGCTGGTACAGGAAAGAGGTTCGGGGCCTCGCCGACATGAAGGGTCTGAAGGTTCGCTACCCCGGATTCGGCGGCGAGATCATGAAGGCGCTCGGCGCGACGCCGGTCCTGATGCCGCTGGGCGAAGTCTTTCCGGCGCTCCAGTCGGGCGCGCTCGATGCGGCGGAGCTCGCGACACCCTGGTTCGACATGGGCTACGGACTCTACAAGGTGGCGAAGTACTACTACAGCCCGGGATTCCACGAGCCCGGGCACACGCTGGAGCTCATGTTCAACAAGAAGGTGTGGGAGAGCTTCTCTCCCGCCGACCAGACGCTGATCACGCTCGCCGCGCATGCCGAACTGCTGCACTCGGAATCCGAGGTGCTGGCGAACGATCCCGATGCGCTCGAGCAGTTGACCTCCAAGAACGGCGTCCAGCTCAGGACGTTCCCGGACGACATCCTGCGCGCGATGCAGAAGGCCGCCATCGAGATCATCCCGGCGGCCGTCGCCGACGACCCGATGTCGAAGAAGATCCAGGAATCCTACGCGTCGTTCCAGAAGAAGGTCCTGCACCGCGGCCTGCTCATGCCCGGCGCCGTGTGGCAGATGCGGCGCCTCTGA